ACAGTAACGGTTTGACCATGGATTTTGAGTTACGAAAACACCGCGATTATACCGCATCCTATCACTTTTTGAAGCGTCTCTTGACGACCAATGGTCGGCCTGATCGATTAGTCACTGATCAATATCGGGCAACACTGAAAGCAGTGAAGCAAATTTATTGAGCAAAATATGATAGACATTAAGTAATAAGTGTTACCCTTGAAAATGTAATGAAGAAACTATTGTGTTAGGAGGATTTTATGGATAAACGTAAAATTGTAATTGTTGGTGCTTCACATGGTGGTCATGAATCAGCAATTGAGCTGTTGGATAAATATAATGATGTAGATGTAACTGTTTATGAAGCTGGCGACTTTATTTCATTTATGTCCTGTGGTATGCAATTATACTTAGAAAATAAAGTTACGGCTGAAGATGACGTCAGAAACTTTGCTCCTGAAGATGTTGAAAAGAAGGGCGGTCATGTTTATGCCAACCATGAAGTAACCGCGATTCATCCTGAACATAAGACAGTAACAGTTAAGGATTTAACCAATAATTCTGAAGAAGAAGTTCAATATGATAAGTTAATTCTTTCATCAGGTGTAACGCCAAAGTTTTTACCAGTACCTGGCAATGATCTTAAGAATATCTATTTAATGCGTGGACGTGATTGGGCTTCTAAGTTAATGAGTGCTGTTAACAATCCAGCAATTAAGAATGTTGCTATTGTTGGTGCTGGTTATATTGGTACTGAAGCTAGTGAAGTATTTGCTAAAGCTGGCAAGCATGTAACTTTAATGGACATGATTGATCGTCCATTAGGAACTTACTTGAACCCTGAATTGCTTGATGTTTTGGAACCTACCTTTAAGAAGAATATGGACTTGAAGATGGGCGTTAAAATTGAAGGCTTCAACGGTAATGAAAAAGTTGAAAGCGTCAAGACCGATCAAGGCGATATACCAGCTGACTTGGTTGTTGTTTCAGCAGGGGTAACTCCTAATACTGATTGGATAAAGGGCACAGTTGATTTAGATCAAAGAGGCTGGATTAAGACTGATCCATACTTGAGAACGAATGTTAAAGACGTTTACGCTATTGGAGATGCAATTTTGCCACTTTCTATTCCAGCAGGTAAGCCAATGCCAATTGCTTTAGCTACTACTGCTAGAAGAGAAGCACAATATGTGGTTGATCATATCTTTGAAGATAAGCCAGATCGCGCTTTCAAGGGTGTTATCGGTGCTTCAGCTCTTAGCGTCTTTGACTATCACTTCGCTACTGCGGGATTAAATAAGTTTTCAGCTGCTAAGAATAAGCTTGATTATCAAACTAGCTTCTATGAAGATCATATGCGTCCAGCTTATGTCCCAGAAGCAGATAATCCTAAGGTATATGTCAGCTTAACCTTTAATCCATATACCCACCAAATCTTAGGCGGTGCTGTCCTTTCTAAGTATGATATTACTGCTCAAGGCAATGTTTTAGCTTTGGCAATTAGTCATAAGATGCGC
Above is a window of Companilactobacillus allii DNA encoding:
- a CDS encoding NAD(P)/FAD-dependent oxidoreductase, with translation MDKRKIVIVGASHGGHESAIELLDKYNDVDVTVYEAGDFISFMSCGMQLYLENKVTAEDDVRNFAPEDVEKKGGHVYANHEVTAIHPEHKTVTVKDLTNNSEEEVQYDKLILSSGVTPKFLPVPGNDLKNIYLMRGRDWASKLMSAVNNPAIKNVAIVGAGYIGTEASEVFAKAGKHVTLMDMIDRPLGTYLNPELLDVLEPTFKKNMDLKMGVKIEGFNGNEKVESVKTDQGDIPADLVVVSAGVTPNTDWIKGTVDLDQRGWIKTDPYLRTNVKDVYAIGDAILPLSIPAGKPMPIALATTARREAQYVVDHIFEDKPDRAFKGVIGASALSVFDYHFATAGLNKFSAAKNKLDYQTSFYEDHMRPAYVPEADNPKVYVSLTFNPYTHQILGGAVLSKYDITAQGNVLALAISHKMRLEDLAEQDFFFQPGFDRQWSLLNLAAQHALGMARF